A region from the Gemmatimonadota bacterium genome encodes:
- a CDS encoding CYTH domain-containing protein, with translation MAQEIERKFLVTGPFHGEARTKTRIVQGYLSSVPARAVRVRIQGEQGALTIKGIGSASGASRYEWEKEIPLEEAEGLLALCEPGKIEKIRYLVPVGDHTFEVDEFHGENAGLVIAELELESEEEPFARPGWLGKEVTGEARYYNAMLMKHPYTRWKEEPA, from the coding sequence GTGGCGCAAGAGATTGAACGGAAGTTTCTCGTGACCGGACCCTTCCACGGCGAGGCCCGCACGAAGACGCGCATCGTCCAAGGGTACCTCTCTTCCGTCCCCGCGCGAGCGGTACGCGTGCGGATCCAGGGGGAACAGGGAGCACTCACGATCAAGGGGATCGGAAGCGCCTCGGGAGCGAGCCGCTACGAGTGGGAGAAGGAGATCCCCCTGGAGGAGGCGGAGGGGCTCCTCGCACTGTGCGAGCCGGGAAAGATCGAGAAGATCCGCTACCTCGTCCCGGTGGGCGACCACACCTTCGAGGTGGACGAATTCCACGGCGAGAACGCAGGTCTCGTGATCGCCGAGCTGGAGTTGGAGTCCGAGGAGGAGCCCTTCGCCCGGCCGGGCTGGCTGGGAAAGGAGGTCACGGGAGAAGCGCGGTACTACAATGCCATGCTGATGAAGCACCCTTACACCCGGTGGAAGGAGGAGCCGGCGTGA
- a CDS encoding DASS family sodium-coupled anion symporter, with amino-acid sequence MNPGAPPLPGTSRIPRSDPAAAGGDPSDPLDMRNYRIEQLPVRKRSRVEAQLARIGVPLALLIFVVLAFLVDIPFLQDVDPEGLVSDVARAEFEARGSEVFSRNNAYMLAIFLASLVLWSTVALPNYLISLMVISALVLTGVLGESVAYAQLGHPVMWLNIMSFVLASMLVATGLAKRIALFLLLRFGHTASTIFLVFIVLNLALSAFVSATTAKAAILLPLFMVIAAIYGAREGEEKSNFGRSIVLQNLLCINVGAGAFVTGSGANLLAAALIGGAIGGSIYFADWMMAMFPIMTGLMLVGYLLAMRVFFPLAPEERIPRIEGGMERLRDEYRSLGPISGKEIRTAVLFLAILGLWATDRIHGVSATAVAFLGAIVALLPRVGIVEWNDIDIPWHLMLFSAGAYTLGAGLDATDLPSITVNAFFDQMGIGAETPFWVLYLLLTGVMVFSALVFQSKTMRALIFIPIAIGVAGRFGFPVVSLALPTAFMIEHVYVLPFNSKPAALLYETDRYSLSDAFRFGITMMIIAWIVNILAGETWFRFLGITPDGVFGLF; translated from the coding sequence GTGAACCCGGGCGCTCCGCCCCTTCCCGGCACGAGCCGGATCCCGCGAAGCGACCCCGCCGCCGCCGGAGGGGACCCCAGCGATCCGCTCGACATGCGGAACTACCGGATCGAGCAGCTGCCGGTCCGGAAGCGAAGCCGCGTCGAGGCGCAGCTGGCCCGGATCGGAGTGCCACTGGCTCTTCTGATCTTCGTGGTGCTCGCTTTTCTGGTGGACATCCCCTTCCTCCAGGACGTGGATCCGGAGGGTCTCGTCTCGGACGTCGCGCGGGCGGAGTTCGAGGCTCGGGGAAGCGAGGTGTTCAGCCGGAACAATGCATACATGCTGGCCATCTTCCTGGCTTCGCTCGTCTTGTGGTCCACGGTTGCCCTCCCGAACTACCTGATCAGCCTCATGGTGATCAGCGCCCTCGTCCTCACAGGGGTACTCGGAGAGAGTGTCGCCTATGCGCAGCTCGGCCACCCCGTGATGTGGCTGAACATCATGTCCTTCGTCCTTGCAAGCATGCTCGTGGCGACGGGGCTCGCGAAGCGTATCGCTCTCTTCCTTCTCCTCCGGTTCGGGCATACCGCTTCGACGATCTTCCTCGTTTTCATCGTTCTCAATCTGGCGCTGTCCGCGTTCGTTTCAGCGACGACGGCAAAGGCCGCGATCCTCCTCCCGCTCTTCATGGTGATCGCAGCGATCTACGGAGCGCGTGAGGGAGAAGAGAAATCGAACTTCGGGCGGAGCATCGTTCTCCAAAACCTCCTCTGTATCAACGTTGGGGCCGGAGCATTCGTCACGGGATCGGGGGCCAACCTTCTCGCCGCCGCCCTCATCGGTGGGGCGATCGGGGGGTCCATTTATTTTGCCGACTGGATGATGGCGATGTTCCCAATCATGACGGGGCTCATGCTCGTGGGATACCTCCTCGCGATGCGAGTCTTCTTCCCTCTCGCCCCCGAAGAGCGGATCCCCCGGATCGAAGGAGGGATGGAGCGCCTCCGGGACGAGTATCGGTCCCTCGGGCCGATCAGCGGGAAAGAGATCCGGACTGCGGTCCTCTTCCTCGCGATCCTCGGGCTCTGGGCCACTGACCGCATTCATGGGGTGAGCGCCACCGCCGTCGCTTTCCTCGGTGCGATCGTGGCGCTACTACCCCGCGTCGGGATCGTCGAGTGGAACGACATCGACATTCCCTGGCATCTCATGCTCTTTTCGGCGGGAGCGTATACCCTGGGAGCCGGCCTCGACGCGACCGACCTCCCCTCGATCACGGTCAACGCCTTTTTCGATCAGATGGGAATCGGGGCAGAGACGCCCTTCTGGGTCCTCTACCTCCTTCTGACCGGAGTGATGGTCTTCAGCGCGCTCGTTTTCCAGTCGAAAACGATGAGGGCGCTCATCTTCATCCCGATCGCGATCGGGGTCGCGGGACGATTCGGCTTCCCCGTCGTGAGCCTCGCCCTCCCCACGGCCTTCATGATCGAGCACGTGTACGTGCTTCCCTTCAACAGCAAGCCCGCCGCGCTCCTCTACGAGACGGACCGCTATTCCCTTTCCGACGCCTTTCGCTTTGGCATCACGATGATGATCATCGCATGGATCGTGAACATCCTCGCGGGGGAAACCTGGTTCCGATTCCTCGGAATCACGCCGGACGGGGTCTTCGGACTCTTCTGA
- a CDS encoding DUF47 family protein → MTLLFKQSRELEAQIDDYLDLIGQGGLLFQEGLRLYLKDREAEFEERLAELRVTERNGDELRRGIESKLYLHTLIPESRGDVLGLLEAADKVLNALTGTLLRFAVEEPELLDDLDPYFEDLAGHAVATADCMVRGCRAYFRDLAAVRDHISKAQFHRDEANRIAETCTRAVFRRDLRLSHKNQIRALVSHIEGIADEAEDVCDRLAIAAIKRHV, encoded by the coding sequence GTGACCTTACTCTTCAAGCAAAGTCGAGAGCTCGAGGCTCAGATCGACGACTACCTGGATCTGATCGGGCAGGGCGGATTGTTATTCCAGGAAGGGCTGCGCCTTTACCTCAAAGATCGTGAGGCTGAGTTCGAGGAGCGCCTCGCGGAGCTTCGGGTCACCGAGCGGAACGGCGACGAGCTTCGGCGCGGGATCGAGAGCAAACTCTACCTTCACACCCTGATTCCGGAGTCTCGAGGGGATGTTCTCGGGCTCCTCGAGGCGGCGGACAAGGTCCTGAACGCCCTCACCGGAACCCTTCTCCGCTTCGCCGTCGAGGAACCCGAGCTACTCGACGACCTCGATCCCTACTTCGAGGATCTCGCCGGACACGCAGTGGCCACCGCCGACTGCATGGTTCGAGGGTGCCGGGCCTACTTCCGCGACCTGGCGGCGGTCCGCGATCACATCAGCAAGGCGCAGTTCCATCGGGACGAGGCGAACCGGATCGCGGAAACCTGCACCCGGGCGGTCTTTCGCCGGGACCTTCGGCTCAGCCACAAGAATCAGATTCGAGCCCTCGTTTCGCATATCGAAGGAATCGCTGACGAGGCGGAAGACGTCTGCGATCGGCTCGCCATCGCCGCGATCAAACGGCATGTCTGA